GTGGATTTAGTGAGACTTTCTCTAACAGCATCCTCTAGGTTTTACAGGGAATGgtgcaaaaagagaaaatatccagtgagcagcagttctttGTGAAAATGCCTCATCAGTGCCACAGGTCAGAGGATAATTGCCATACTGGTTTAAAATGATGGAAAGGTAACAAAGACTTCAAATAAAAGTGGTTATTTAACTTTCTTAAGGTAATAGACCATTGCTGAATGCACAGCATATTGAACTTTAAATCTGATGGGACACAGTAGCAAAAGGCCACTACATACACCCTCTTTTTTAGTTGGTCCTGTGGCTGGTGAGTGCACATTTAAAGCCAGTACAACACCACTACAGCATTGCACAGCTGAAATCAACACCTTTTCTTGAACTATATTGGATAAGATCATCCCAAAAAATGCCACTTCCTGAATGTCATCATTGTACTGCCTCAAGTCTGTCACCATGTGATGCACATGGGGCTCACAGAAAGGCAGCATTGTACTGAGAAACGCGCCAAGAAAAAGCATATCTATGCGCTTTCAAGGTTTAAACCCAGCGTGAAATGCATAGTGAAATGTATGCCCATGTTGGCACTGACTCCAGAGCTGCTGTAAAGgcccacacacaaaacaactggcACAGTGCgcttgcattttttttttttgctctgataACAATTAGGTGTGTGGAAGAGCACGAGCTGCAGTGTTGAAAGCATAATGTCTGATGACGATCACACACTGTTTCTTAGAGTGGAGTCAGATggtctttccctttctctctcctcagtGTGAGTCCTGCCTTACACAGCTTTCTCCATTGTGCAGAATGTCTTCGAGTGGCACTCATCCCCATAGGCTCCGTGTTTTCCGATTCATTTtatatgtggggaaaaaaaggctctTGCTCGAGTGGAACAGAAACTAACATAGAGTTAGAGTGTGAAATGTACTTTCATTATGACCATTAACCTCTGCTTTACCTCGTTTTGGCTTACAGTTACAGCCATTTCAAACTGGATAAATTGGTTTTCCCCCTTTTCATGTTCTGCCGTCACATGGCAAACTCAACTTAGGGccatttttaaattgaagtcCCAAGTATGAACtgtgttaatataaaaataaagacagctAAATTAACCtaactaaattaaataaaaatgaaatgaatgaattgtatAACCTACAGCATCTGCTTGGGAAAATAAtccaaacaggaaaacaaaatgttttaccaTTTTTGAGCCAAATATTGAGCTTTAAAAGTAAAGCTTGATTTACTTATTCCATTGTTTATTAGCAAGTTATACGGCTAGGAAAAAAACTATATGATCTAGAGCATGCTGCAGTGTTTTGCTActttatacataaatacacatcaGAGATCAGTCCGTTTAATACTAGTATACAACACAAATctgttaaaatgtttattctgtttttgtgcacatttttaagTATTCTAACATGTAAACTTAATCTCATctcagtgttaaaaaaaaaatccttcataTTTCATCTCAGCACAGATTATCAACAGATGATCACCCATATGTACAACAGAGTGTCGtcctctgatgtttttttttatatatatataatgcatgACCCAACAGTTTTACACTTTAATACTGgaggacaaacaaacacgtcTCATATATTCCATCATCATTAGAGTTAAATACCGTCCGTTTGTGTCAGTGACAAGTGTGGCCATCGTCTGGGTACTTTGATACTGTGCTGCTTCATTTTCATGTTATATATGAGAACAGCTTTCCACACAAACATGAGCGTACTGTAATGATTTAAAATCCATGTTATGTGAGATAGATTTGTTTCACTTGAACGAGAAGAGCACGGAGACAAAATCGACTCAAAGtgaaagaaattaagaaagCTGCAGGTTGTTTTCTGCAGGTCTCTCAGTGCATATTTTTCACACTTCTTCTCAGGTGCAGTATAATCCAGGCATTCAGAGGCTGTGGTGTCCAGGTGTAGAAGACTGGGTGGAGTTAATAGTTGGTGGTGTAATACAGACAGTGTCACGGGGAACGTGTGATGACACAAACTCCATTGTTTGGAGATGTAGGTCAAAGAAGGGGTAAGCATAGTAACAGTAAAGTGtgacaatacaataaaaatgggCTCCTGCTTGGGCCTAGTGAAAAGCTACAGTGAGGAAATTGGGACACAAAGGTTGAATGGGCAGTGGAGCAGGGAGGTACAGTTCCGAGAGCTTTGAACACCTGAAAGTGCAAAATCCTCTGAGACGCTGCAGTCGCGGGCCGAGAGCAAGAGGACAGGCACAGGAAGTGGACCCTGCCAGAGGGAGGCTAATGTGAATAGATTGAGTGTCAGCAACAGCCTGACTTGCTCTCAGCAGCCACAGTCTCCTGATCCAGTTTGACCCGGTCTCCGTTGCTCTCCTCGTACGGCAAGCCTTTGTCGTTCGCCAAGATGTTCTCCACCAGGAAGCGCGCCGCTTCGTCCACGTTGATGTTGtcctatgaaaaaaaaacggtCAAAATAGTTTGTCAGAGAAGCGGTGAAATACATACAGACAGTGCAGACATGAGTCCTTGTCCTCGCTATGCTGGGAGGTGATCGACAGTGCATTTACAAGGTGACATCCCAGGCCTTTATAGACATCTAAAGTCCACAGAACTCCTTTATATGAACCAGCTTGTTAAAGCAACAGCTGATAGACAGAGGCTATGTTATGTTAAATATCTGTCACaggtcatttcttttctttaaccttgtatctatgttttatttaacacaacAGACGAGTCAATCGTGTACCATGCCTTTATAAAGCAAGTAAGTtatcactaaaaaaaacacacatatgaaaGGTGGTACAAGAGTTTAAATACTTAGGAATCACTCTTGACTCACAacttctttttaaaagacagataaaaaaaaactgtgaacaGAATTAAGTTTAATTTGTCTAATTTTAGGTTTGTGCCTTTGGTCAAGCCACTTTTTCTGTCCGTGCATCTCACACCTGGAATTCACTACCAAACACAATACGTGACATCTTTCACCAAACATCTCAAAGCTTGGCTATTGGAAGAACAACACTGCTGCCACAATCAGGCCTAAAcgtgtatatttgttttatattagcTAACTGTTGGGGTACCTTTTCCTACTTTTACCTTTTATGACTAATTGTTCTACTTGTCAATGCTGTTTTATTAATCCTATGTAAACATCAACCTGCCGAAGAGACTAAAAACGGAAATTAGCCGTTGGCTATAATCttgcatatttacatgtatatgaCCATTAATATGTATTGTccctattttaaataaataaactctaaACTCTAAACTCTAAAGGCGTGACCTGACAAAATGTAAAGCTGTGCACACTCGTGATCAGATCACCCATGATGCATGAAATGCCTCGAACTACAGGGTCAAGCTTACATAAAATTCCATTTGCTTTTATCCTTCCTGTGGGTTTGAAATGTCTCTTTAAGGTCTTTTCCCTGAGATTTACGTGTagagtacaaaaaaaaatcactgcactgtgagatgatgctttttttttttaaacgcagTCTGACGTGATGGCTAGGAACCTCTCTAAAGGGAACCACAGTGGTGTTAATGAGGGAGGGAAACAAGCTGCTTCTTCCACTTTTCCCCAACCAGATTAATCCTAACTAAACTATTCTGGTCACAAGCTCTCTTCTCTAATCTTTAGGCAACCACTGCACTCCCATACCACACTGCACAGTTCATTTGGAACGGTAACAAGCCCCCATTTTAATCACAAGTTCACCATCTATTTGTCCATCCAACCTCATCATTAGCCAGGCTGAATTGTTGACATCGCAGTGATGAGTCTTGACCAAAACAATGACGTGATTGTGTCACTTTATGGAAACTGCATATTTGTGTTActtcaaacaaaaagaaagtgtCCAACTCCTGGAAAGAATTCCGATCACATGTTGTGGAAGGAAATTGCCAGACATATtttcgcgcacacacacacacacacttcacatgaCAGCACGTGATACAGCTGCAGAGCCTGAGGTTGTTTGGAATGAGTTAATGAAGTTAACTGTGGCTGCAAGAACATTCTTGTGCTTGGAAGGATAAGCTCTTGTTAGAGTGGTTATGgttgaaatgtgtcttttttaaagACAGTCTGTAAAGGTTTCCTGAGGAGTTAGACAGTCAGAGAAAAGACATAACCATGATGGGAAGGagaaacacagggaaaacacACGAGAGACCATTTCCTGGAGCCTGGTGAATATTTGATTCCCCCACTTTTCAACCACTCACCAGATCAACTGCAAAATTCAAGAGTAGTAATTTATCACCGACTATGAGGAGCCTTTTGTTTGAGCCAAACTTGTGTCCTCCCACAGGTACCAGCTGATTATGATGGAACAGAGAGTTTgtatttcactcactcatcaaagcaaacacaaggCAGCACTACACTAACCACTGTGGAAATTAGGTATAAGTGGATTTgtacaattttgtttttgaacagcCTTGGCATCCTTTCCACTCCACTACGTCTCGATCTCAGAGGGAAATATTCTTTTCCACAAAGCGTTTGTTCAACTGCTATAGTACTACTTATTATGTACACAGGATTTTATAAACCACGCAACTAGACCGCAATTGCACCACAATGACCAACTCCAATATTAATgcacatataaataaaacatgaggcCATCATACACTGACAAATGTTATCCTGGATAGCAAATGAATGTgggttcttcttcttttcaacGCCGCAGCTTAATACACTTAAACCTCTGTCAAAATGAGAAGCCTCCAAAACAGTCGCACTTCATCAACGTCCACACCGCACCCAGAAGTGTGAGAGTGCAAAGACACAGCCACTGTCACACCAAACTAAGTTGAGTAGAAACACTACACAGCATTATCTTATAGAGGCCTGCCCCTCTAACCCTCACTGCTCTCACAGCTCAAGGCTGCAACATCAATCAATGTCAGGTGATACCATATCTCACCAGATGTCCAACTGATATTTTCACTGGGTTGGAAGCAGGgtgatacaaaaacaaacatgaattaCACATATCTATCAGTCACACAATTTAAAACAGGGATTCAGTCATCAGTTTTCCGGCAGCAGTACTGCAATTTGAACGTCGTCTCCTTCTTCTGCTTTCTGGTCTGAAACCGGGGAAggaattttggtgcatgtgcagaacgccaagagtccgactccagtccgactaagcgtatacatgcaggagtaatcagactatgaatccgttatccaggtatgttagtccgactaagactagctcgatgttagtcagactaacgtgtttacgtcttagtctgactaaaatcagacttttaacatgcatgtaaatgctctgattgttatgttttaaaaagaagtCACGCTGGtccattttaatacatttgtgcTACTTATAGCTTCACAGTCTAATGAATTGGTCTCTCACCTTAGCTGAGGTTTCAAACCAGCCCAGAAAACCAGTCTCTTTGCAGAAATTGTCCATTGGGGCTGTGTTGTTGGAGCCATCTTTCTTCTGGTCACACTTGTTGGCGAGCAGCACTGATGGGATGGGGCTGCCATTAGCCAGCTTCACCTTGCTGTCCAGGTCATGCTTCCACTTAGATACGGCCTCAAATGTGGAGCCTCGCGTCATGTCGAACACCACAAACGCCCCCACAGCCTCCTTGTAGTACACCCGCGTCATGTTCCCAAATCGCTCCTGACCTGGACGATGGGAGGAGAATTCAGTTTTATAAAGCAGTCGCCAGAGAATGACAGACACTTTGTGaatgatttacaaaaaaatgtggatGTGATGAATCCATCAAAACAGATCTGAACCAATAATGGTCTCTTGGAGACAAAACCAAGTGTCTATCCTCCAGCTTGTTTGCAGTAGACTGTGTTACATTCTATATTTCACTCTAATTCCCTCCTCTGTATGTGGCCGGTAAATGATGGTGAGGAAAGAAATGGTTTCTGTTCCACCCGTTTCTCCTTATTTGCCATGAGTGTAATCCACACAGAGAATAGCAGGAATAATTTGCATCCATTCTCTGATAGAAAATCTGTGGGGAATTAAGATGCAGTGTGTCACTATCAATCTAAAGAAGGCCTTTGTCTGaaacacacttttacttttgtcTTGTTTCATGTGGCTCTTTTAGATCTTCTCCTCAAAGCCATTCCCATGGTTTCATCCACAAAGTCAAGTGAcaattagtttttcttttgaaactgttgtacttttttaaaattgtataaTCAGAGGTGCATttttaaagaggcaacagacaa
The sequence above is drawn from the Solea senegalensis isolate Sse05_10M linkage group LG17, IFAPA_SoseM_1, whole genome shotgun sequence genome and encodes:
- the rab32a gene encoding ras-related protein Rab-32a; this translates as MAGGSVSECKEYLFKVLVIGELGVGKTSIIKRYVHQLFSQHYRATIGVDFALKVINWDSKTLVRLQLWDIAGQERFGNMTRVYYKEAVGAFVVFDMTRGSTFEAVSKWKHDLDSKVKLANGSPIPSVLLANKCDQKKDGSNNTAPMDNFCKETGFLGWFETSAKDNINVDEAARFLVENILANDKGLPYEESNGDRVKLDQETVAAESKSGCC